Proteins encoded together in one Dermacentor variabilis isolate Ectoservices chromosome 2, ASM5094787v1, whole genome shotgun sequence window:
- the alien gene encoding COP9 signalosome complex subunit 2 alien produces MSDGEDDFMCDDEEDYDLEYSEDSNSEPDVDLENQYYNSKALKEDDPMAALVSFQKVLDLEHNDKGEWGFKALKQMIKINFKLSKYEEMMTRYKQLLTYIKSAVTRNYSEKSINSILDYISTSKQMELLQEFYETTLEALKDAKNDRLWFKTNTKLGKLYFDRNEFNKLAKILKQLHQSCQTDDGCDDLKKGTQLLEIYALEIQMYTAQKNNKKLKKLYEQSLHIKSAIPHPLIMGVIRECGGKMHLREAEYERAHTDFFEAFKNYDESGSPRRTTCLKYLVLANMLMKSGINPFDSQEAKPYKNDPEILAMTNLVSAYQNNDISEFELILKTNRRNIMDDPFIREHIEDLLRNIRTQVLIKLITPYTRIHIPFISKELNIDSSEVENLLVSCILDSMIQGRIDQVNQVLELDSKGQGAARYNALDKWTAQLGTLHQTIVNKIMA; encoded by the exons ATGTCGGACGGTGAGGATGATTTTATGTGCGACGATGAAGAGGACTATGACTTG GAATATTCGGAGGACAGTAACTCGGAACCAGACGTCGACTTGGAAAACCAATATTACAACTCGAAAGCACTCAAGGAGGATGACCCTATGGCAGCCCTTGTCAGCTTCCAAAAG GTTTTGGACTTGGAACACAATGACAAGGGAGAATGGGGATTCAAGGCACTTAAACAGATGATCAAAATCAACTTCAAGCTG AGCAAGTACGAGGAGATGATGACGAGGTATAAGCAACTACTCACCTACATCAAAAGTGCGGTGACAAGGAATTATTCGGAGAAGTCAATTAACTCGATCCTGGATTATATATCCACATCCAAACAG ATGGAGCTGCTGCAAGAGTTCTATGAAACAACCCTGGAAGCCCTGAAAGATGCAAAGAATGACCGGCTGTGGTTCAAGACAAACACAAAGCTAGGGAAGCTTTACTTTGACCGAAACGAGTTCAACAAGTTGGCAAAAATTCTGAAGCAGTTGCACCAGTCATGCCAG ACTGATGATGGTTGTGATGACTTGAAAAAGGGGACACAGCTGTTGGAGATATATGCTTTGGAGATCCAAATGTACACGGCCCAGAAGAACAACAAAAAGCTGAAAAAGCTTTATGAGCAGTCGTTACACATCAAGTCTGCTATCCCACATCCATTAATTATGGGTGTGATTCGTGAATGTGGTGGCAAGATGCACTTGCGTGAGGCCGAGTACGAGCGTGCGCACACAGACTTCTTTGAGGCATTCAAAAACTACGACGAGTCAGGCAGCCCGCGGCGGACCACCTGCCTCAAGTACCTTGTGCTGGCCAACATGCTTATGAAGAGCGGCATCAACCCCTTTGACTCCCAGGAAGCAAAGCCCTACAAGAATGACCCTGAAATTCTTGCCATGACCAACCTTGTCAG TGCCTACCAAAATAATGACATCAGTGAGTTTGAGTTAATATTGAAAACCAACAGGAGAAACATAATGGATGACCCTTTCATCAGAGAGCACATTGAAG accTGCTTAGGAACATTCGAACACAAGTCTTAATAAAGCTCATCACACCTTATACTAGGATTCACATACCTTTTATATCAAAG GAACTCAACATAGACTCAAGTGAGGTGGAAAATCTTCTAGTGTCTTGTATTTTGGACAG CATGATCCAGGGTCGCATCGACCAGGTGAATCAGGTTCTCGAATTGGACAGCAAGGGGCAAGGTGCCGCCCGGTACAATGCGCTGGACAAGTGGACAGCTCAACTTGGGACATTGCATCAGACGATCGTCAACAAGATCATGGCGTAG